The nucleotide sequence TTTATTTACATATTCACCTTCCTGCAGTGTTACCACTTTACCATCTTTCTTCACCTCTCCCGCAGGGGTAATAACAGTACCATTATCCAGCTTGATCTCCTTATCGGCAGCCACCCAGTTACCGTTCGTATACACAAATACCTTTCCTTCTTTAAGGATCACATCTCCGTCTACATACTGAACAGTAGGCGGCGGAGCTACTGTGGTATCAACAGTAACAACCGGAGCTCCGGAAGAATCAGGCGTAGTTTCCGCAGTTTGTGTTTCAGGATTATTACAGGCTGCAAAAGCAGCAACAACGAGGGTAAGTCCAAGTATTCTTTTCATAATTTTAAGTTGTTTTCAAAAGTGATATTCAATAGTAAACAAATACTCTGCCAAGAATCTGTAAAAGTTACGAAAAAGCCCGGTGTCAGATCCGGGCTTTTTAACGACATCAATAGTATTTAATAACCATCGCGCTGGCGTTGTTTTTTATCTACGATGGCACCCACGCCGGCACCGGTTGCAGCACCGATCACACCACCAACCACACCACCGCCCAAACGGTTCTTACGGTTTGCCACAGCTCCGATAATGGCACCGGATGCAGCACCTACTATCGCCCCTTTAGCGGTATGGCTCATGCCTTTTTTACGCTGGGGTGCAGGGGCGGGAGCTTCTGCTACCGTACCGGAAGATCCGGAAGAATAATCTCCGCCACCTCCGCTGCTATAGGTGCCGCGGCTGCTGCTGCTTGCACTGCTCCTGGAGCGCGAGGCCGAAGAAGAGCGGGCCGGGGCGGCCGGTGTTGTATTCTCTTCCAGCTGCTGCTCCTGTTGCAGGCGGTTGCGCACTTCATTTTCCATTTTCCATTTCTGGTACTCGGCCAGTCCCAATGTATCCTGCACGGAGATCGTACCGGCGCTGTCTTCCTTTTTCGTATTGCGACACGCAACTGCCAACAGCATAATTGCGATCACGGCGAAAGGTATTATTTTCTTAATCATAGTAATACGTTTTTAAAAGTCCGAATTAAAAATCTATTTTCAATATATATAAAACTGTGCCAAACTATTCTAATAAAGACCAAAAGCGCTCACGCTCAGCAACTTTCTCTGTAAAGACAGGCGGGTAAAGGCATAAGCGGCCTAATGCTCCGTTAATTCTTTGTTAACCGGGCAAAAAAAAAATCCGCTTCGGCAAGTACCGGAGCGGATCAGTAATAATATAAGATCTATATAATAGGATTTATTTTTCTTTCAGACGGCCTTAGGCGATCAGCTTTTCCTTACGCCTTTTTACCTGGTTTACCAAAGAGTCAAATGCGTTTTCAAAAGATTCTTCAAAAGATTTACTGGTGGTTTTTACAAAAAAACTATGTCGGGGCACTTGTACCCGGATCTCTACTATCTTATCCTTGATATTATGCACTATGTTATCTAGTTTCAGGTAGACATCCGTACCAATGATGCGATCGTGAAATGTAGCTAATTTGTCCATTTTACGGTTGATTACGTCAATCAACTTCCTGTCTGCGTTAAAATTAACTGTTTGAATGTTCACATTCATGATAGTTGAATTTAAAAGTGAATAATCGATATTTTTCTATGTCAAAGACCTAACGCTCTTTAGTCTAAAGTTAATTAAAAAAGATATCGGTTCCCAAAAAATAAATGCTAATTTTTAGGAGTGCAGGCCGGTTTTTTATGCACATTTTTAGCGGGCTTTGGGATGTGCGTTCCGGTAGACCTCTTTTAGTTTTTCTATGGAATTATGGGTATAGACCTGGGTGGCAGCAAGGCTCGCATGCCCCAGCAGCTCTTTTACGGCTTTTATCTCTGCGCCGTTATTCATAAGATGGGTTGCAAAGGTATGACGCAGCACGTGCGGGCTTTTTTTATCCAGGGTGGCAATCGCAGACAGGTATTTCTTTACCAGCAGGTAAGCATATTTCGGATAGAGTTTCCGTCCCTTTTCCGTTACCAGCAATTCTTCCGGCAGTTCGGTAAAATGTTTCCGCCGGAGCTGTAGATATTCCCGGACCGATGCCATGAGCCTGGTATCCAGGGGCAGCACCCGCTCCTTATTGCCCTTCCCCAGCACTTTTACCTGTTTACGGGACAGGTCCACCTGTGTTTCTTTAAGCTGGAGAAGCTCACTCAGCCGCATGCCGGTGCCATAAAACAGCTCGATAAGCATCTTGGCGTTCAGGCTTTTCCAGTCTTCCGTGGCGGTCTCGAGCGCCTGGGTAAGCGTCTTCATATCCTCCTCATTTACAAATGACGGAAGCCGTTTGCCTGCTTTTGGCGCAACGATTTTGAACATAGGGTTTTCCGCAACCGCACCGGTTTTGATCTGATATTTGAAAAAGGACTTAAGGGTAGAGATCTTCCGGTTGATGCTCCGGGGGGAAATCTCCTGCTCCATCAGGTGGGCCAGCCAGCTCCGGATAAAAGTGTAGGAGATCTCTTCGAGACGGATATCCCCATAGATCGCACT is from Niabella beijingensis and encodes:
- a CDS encoding HPF/RaiA family ribosome-associated protein, whose translation is MNVNIQTVNFNADRKLIDVINRKMDKLATFHDRIIGTDVYLKLDNIVHNIKDKIVEIRVQVPRHSFFVKTTSKSFEESFENAFDSLVNQVKRRKEKLIA
- a CDS encoding YMGG-like glycine zipper-containing protein, with product MIKKIIPFAVIAIMLLAVACRNTKKEDSAGTISVQDTLGLAEYQKWKMENEVRNRLQQEQQLEENTTPAAPARSSSASRSRSSASSSSRGTYSSGGGGDYSSGSSGTVAEAPAPAPQRKKGMSHTAKGAIVGAASGAIIGAVANRKNRLGGGVVGGVIGAATGAGVGAIVDKKQRQRDGY
- a CDS encoding tyrosine-type recombinase/integrase; this encodes MSGQLSAHIDAFVNFLRFEKRYSQHTVIAYTTDLQEFTSFLSAIYGDIRLEEISYTFIRSWLAHLMEQEISPRSINRKISTLKSFFKYQIKTGAVAENPMFKIVAPKAGKRLPSFVNEEDMKTLTQALETATEDWKSLNAKMLIELFYGTGMRLSELLQLKETQVDLSRKQVKVLGKGNKERVLPLDTRLMASVREYLQLRRKHFTELPEELLVTEKGRKLYPKYAYLLVKKYLSAIATLDKKSPHVLRHTFATHLMNNGAEIKAVKELLGHASLAATQVYTHNSIEKLKEVYRNAHPKAR
- a CDS encoding DUF6799 domain-containing protein; this encodes MKRILGLTLVVAAFAACNNPETQTAETTPDSSGAPVVTVDTTVAPPPTVQYVDGDVILKEGKVFVYTNGNWVAADKEIKLDNGTVITPAGEVKKDGKVVTLQEGEYVNKTGNFFDRTGNAVENAWDRTKEGVSKGAEATKEGVEKAAEKTKAGVEKGVEATKDAAHKTGDAIKKGAQKVGDKTKEIVEDIKK